AAGACGTTCACCAACATATCTGGCCGCCTCATCATCTTGAAGCATCCAGGACAGAAGCCTTCGTTCGGCCGTATGATAGGCAGGAAGTAAATTAGGTGTAGGAATCTGCCTATTTTGTTGCCTACCATTATTCCACCTTTTGTCGTTATTATCCCCATAATGCTCGTTTTTTTGCATTTGCTGCCTTTCGAGATTGCATTCCTGCTTCAATGTCTCAAAATCCACATGCACTTCGGAAGCAAGCTCCCGCAAATACACCTCTCTCTCTGTGGGAGAAGAGAGTGGAGCAATCAGCTTGATGGCTTCACGCGAATAAGCAATTCGGCCACCTTCTTCTAGCAGTATATGGTTTTTTTTCAAGTTTATAAGTCTAAATTTTATCGGTGGAACAGCACCTTCAATGATCTGATGAGTGAAGCGGTCTCCACCATGCTTGCGAATAAATTCATCAGGGTCTAAACCATCTGTCAGGAGCGCAACCTTTGCTTGAATCCCTGCCGACTCCAGGATCGGTAAATTCTTGAGTGCGGCAGCTTGACCGGCGCGATCACCGTCATAACAGATAATTACCTCATCACTGAGAGATTTAAGCATACGGGCTTGATTTTCCGTCAGGGCAGTCCCCATTCCGGCAACCCCATTCTGGATTCCATGCTCCCAAGCAGAGATCACATCGCCGTAGCCTTCGAACAGTATAGCTTGTCCTTTCTTGCGGATCGAAGCCTTCGCATGATCCATATTGTAGAGGACACGACTCTTATTAAAGAGCCTCGTCTCCGGCGAATTAAGATACTTCGGCTGACCATCACCCATGATTCGGCCTGCAAAGGCAATGATTTTGCCACTGCTGTTCTTAATCGGGAACATGACACGGTCTCGAAACCGATCTACATACCCTTCGCCTTCATTACGGGCTGATATTAATCCGCCCTTCTCCATTTCAGCAAGCGGAAACTCTCGTTTCGTTAGAAACTGCACAAGTGTATTCCAACCGGCCGGAGCATAGCCAATCTGAAAATGGTCAATCGCTTTGTCATTCATACCCCGATTACGCAAATATTCAATTGCTGCCTTACCGTACTCCGTATTCTTCAATAAATAATGGTATAATTTAGCAGTAAGCTCATAAGCCTGCAGCAATCGTTCTGTTTCAGGATTATGATGTGCGACATCACGCCCTTGCCACTCCCCAAGAGGAATATGGCTCTCTTCTGCCATCGTCTTAACAGCCTCGGGAAAGGTTAATCCTTCGATTTCCATCCTGAATTTGATGGCGTTGCCTCCCTTGCCGCAGCCGTAGCAATAGAAGATTTGGCGTTCTGGTGTAACCGTAAAGGAAGGGGTATTCTCTGAATGAAATGGACAAAGCCCTTTCATATACTTACCTTGCTTGGTCAGATGTACAAACTTACTTACCGTGTCGACGATATCATGTTGACTCAGCACTGATTCGATAACACTTTCCGGTATGTTACCCTGTCCGGCACTCATCTTAACCACCTTCATCTCTTTAACACGTAAATAATTATTCGCTAAACTTACAC
This sequence is a window from Paenibacillus urinalis. Protein-coding genes within it:
- the dnaG gene encoding DNA primase gives rise to the protein MSAGQGNIPESVIESVLSQHDIVDTVSKFVHLTKQGKYMKGLCPFHSENTPSFTVTPERQIFYCYGCGKGGNAIKFRMEIEGLTFPEAVKTMAEESHIPLGEWQGRDVAHHNPETERLLQAYELTAKLYHYLLKNTEYGKAAIEYLRNRGMNDKAIDHFQIGYAPAGWNTLVQFLTKREFPLAEMEKGGLISARNEGEGYVDRFRDRVMFPIKNSSGKIIAFAGRIMGDGQPKYLNSPETRLFNKSRVLYNMDHAKASIRKKGQAILFEGYGDVISAWEHGIQNGVAGMGTALTENQARMLKSLSDEVIICYDGDRAGQAAALKNLPILESAGIQAKVALLTDGLDPDEFIRKHGGDRFTHQIIEGAVPPIKFRLINLKKNHILLEEGGRIAYSREAIKLIAPLSSPTEREVYLRELASEVHVDFETLKQECNLERQQMQKNEHYGDNNDKRWNNGRQQNRQIPTPNLLPAYHTAERRLLSWMLQDDEAARYVGERLGEAFNISDHAAIAAYLYAYYAQGKPPDLRMFMLSLQDDRLEKTVSSISMMDAPEQWDHGALDDCIKEVLKYPVLQQIDSKKEEMIAAERSGDFLRAAQIASEIITLERQ